The genomic stretch TCCTGCGCCGTCGCCTCGCGCGGGTCGCCTGCCTCGTTGCCCAGAAAGGCATAGACCCGTTCCAGCCCGCGCCCTGACAAGACATCCTCGACCGCCGGAAAGCCATGCGCGGTGGACACGAATTGGCACAGGCGCAATTCCATCTCGTTGCGGATCGGCAGATTGGCATGGCCGCTTTCGGACGGGGTGACGATCCGGCCGGTGGGCAGCTCGAACACCGGGGCTGCGTTGAACCCGGTGCCGATGCCGATCACCAGCTTGGCGGCCTGCGCGCCGGTATCGGGGTCGGTATCGGGGCCGGGCAGGATCGTGCGGATATTGGCCGGCTCCAGATGCCCCAGCGCATGGCCCTGCGCCTGTAGATCGTTCAGGATCGCCACCGTTTCGGCCTTGGTCGCGCGGGCCAGCGTGGTCTTGTCGATGGTCCAGTCCAGATTGGTCATCGTCGCGCGCCCGTCGCGCACCGGGCCTGCCACGGCCACGCAGGCCGCAACGGGATCGACGCCGCCTTCATCCGCGATATAGCGGCGCAGCACCGATTCCAGCCCCGGAAAATCCGCATTGGCATAGCGCCGGATCGTGGTTGTGATGATCCGGTGCCCGTCGGCCAAGGCGACACGCGTATTGGTGCCACCGATATCGGCGACAAGGGCATAGCTGTTTGCGGGGTGGGACATGGGGCTTCCTAGCGCGCGATGGCGGATTTGAACGCGTGATAGGACGCTTTCGGCGTCCGCTTCAAGGTGTCGAAATCGACATGGACCATCCCGAACCGCTTTTCATAGCCAAAGGCCCATTCGTAATTATCCAGCAGCGACCAATAAAAGAACCCCTGCACATTGGCCCCCGCCGCAATGGCGCGCGCGGTGGCGGTGACATGGTCGGACACGAATTGCACGCGTGCGGGGTCATCGACAGCGCCGTTTTCCAGATGATCATCCCAGGCCATGCCATTTTCGGTAACGAAAAGCGGCAGATCGCCGACATAATCATCCGCCAGCCGCGTCAGGAAGGATTGCAGCCCATCGGGGTAGATTTCCCAGCCCATCTGGGTTTTCGCGCCCGGCCCTTCATGCGATGCCAGATGCGGCCAAGGCTGGGCGGTATCGGTCGTGACCTGATGGCGCGTGTAATAATTGACGCCCAGAAAATCGATGCTTTGGCTGATCTCGGCCATATCATCGCGCCAGCCTGCGGGCATATGGGGGGCGAAACCGTCCAAGGCTTCGGCGGGATAGCTGCCTTGGGTGACGGCCTCGACAAACCAGCGGTTCATGATCGCATCCCATCTTGCCACGGCCTGTGCCGCCCCGGCACTGTCATCCAGCGGCGCGGTATGGTCGAAATTCAGCACGATGCCGCAATTTTGCATGCCCTTGGCGCGCAGCCGCGTCATCGCCATTCCATGCGCAAGGTTGATATGATGCATCGCGCGCGCCGTGGCGCGGATATCGCGCAGGCCGGGCGCATGATGGCCCAGGAAATGCGACAGATAGGCGATGCACCACGGCTCGTTGATCGTGGCGATGGCATGGACGCGGTCCCCGATCCGGTCGGTGATCACATCGGTGAAATTGGCAAAGGCGGCACAGGTGTCGCGGTTGGTCCAGCCGCCCTGATCGGCCAGCGCCGAGGGCAATTCCCAATGATAGAGCGTCTGGAACGGCTTCAGCCCGCGTTCCAGCATCGCATCAACCAGCCGGTCGTAGAAATCAAGCCCCTCGGGGTTCACCGTCCGCCCGTCCGGCATGACCCGCGCCCAGGATGTCGAAAAGCGGTAGGCATCCATGCCCGCATCGCGCAACAGGTCCAGATCTTCGGCAAAGCGGTGGTAATGGTCGCAGGCCAGCGCGCCGTTTTCGGCCCGCACCACATTGCCGGGCGTGGCGGCGAATGTGTCCCAATGGGTCGGGCCTGCGCCGCCGAATTGATGCCCTTCGATCTGATAGGCGGCCGTGGCGGCCCCGAACAGGAAACTGTCGGGAAAATCGCTGCGTTTGAAATGCATGTCAGTCCTTTCTGGGGGCGGGTCCGGTCGAGCGGCCCACCATCAATTCCGCTTCGAGAAGCACATTCTGATGCGCCAGATCAGGGTCAGCGATCCCCCCCAGCAGCATTTCCGCCAACCGCGCCCCCGCAGCCCGCACCGACGACCGTGTCGCGGTGAAAATCGGGATATCATCGCCGTTCTTGAGATAGGACAGATCATCGTCATGGGTGATGATCGAGACATCGCGCCCCATGACCAGACCTGATTCTTCGACCGCGCGCCGCGCCCCCAAAGCCGAGATCAGCGAGGCACAGAGCAGCGCTGTGGGCGGATCATCCAAGGCCAGCATGGCGCGGGTGGATTGATAGCCAAAGACTTCGGTCATCTCGCTGGAATGCATGATCGCGGGATCAACAGGCACGCCGCGTTCCAGCAGCGCGATCGTATAGCCGTCGCGCCGCCGATGGGCGAAATCCATGAATTCCATCCCATTGATCAACCCGATCCGCCGGTGCCCCAGATCCAGCAGGAAATCCGTGGCCCGCTGGAACGCATGGCGGTTGTTCACATCCAGCCAGGCATAGGGCAGGGTGGCCCCCGACGACCGGCCATGCACCACGAAAGGCAGGCCGATTTCATGCAGCAGCTTGATCCGGCTGTCATCCAGCCTTGGCCCATGCACGACCACCCCGTCCACCGCGCGGCGCGCCTTCAGCCCGCGGTAGACCTGTTCTTCCTGCGCGTCATCGGCGGTGCACAGGATCATCTCATAGCCGTGGCTGGCATAGGTTTCCCCCGCACCGGCGATGAAATCGCCAAAGATCGGGTTGACCATCTCGTGTTTGCTGGAAATCGGGATGACATGGCCGATGGCCAGCGCCTTGCCGGTCGCCAGCCCTTTGGCGCGGGTGCTGGGGCGATAATGATATTGCGCCGCCGCCCGTTCGACACGCAGCCGCGTCGCCTCGTTCACCTCGGGATAGCCGTTCAGCGCGCGGCTGACGGTGGTCTGGCTAAGCCCCAGCCTTTGCGAGAGTTGCTTGAGGTTCATCTGGTCCCGGTCTTCCAAAGCGCTTTCAAATTGGCGGATCAAACTGTGCAAGTCAATTT from Yoonia vestfoldensis encodes the following:
- a CDS encoding glucokinase, with amino-acid sequence MSHPANSYALVADIGGTNTRVALADGHRIITTTIRRYANADFPGLESVLRRYIADEGGVDPVAACVAVAGPVRDGRATMTNLDWTIDKTTLARATKAETVAILNDLQAQGHALGHLEPANIRTILPGPDTDPDTGAQAAKLVIGIGTGFNAAPVFELPTGRIVTPSESGHANLPIRNEMELRLCQFVSTAHGFPAVEDVLSGRGLERVYAFLGNEAGDPREATAQDIMAACADDSDPRARAAAELFTRILGTVCGNLSLIQLPFGGVYLVGGVARAFAPHLARFGFAEAFRDKGRFAGFMGNFAVHVVEDDYAALTGSAVHLVAIGSGAAPDAAR
- a CDS encoding substrate-binding domain-containing protein, giving the protein MNLKQLSQRLGLSQTTVSRALNGYPEVNEATRLRVERAAAQYHYRPSTRAKGLATGKALAIGHVIPISSKHEMVNPIFGDFIAGAGETYASHGYEMILCTADDAQEEQVYRGLKARRAVDGVVVHGPRLDDSRIKLLHEIGLPFVVHGRSSGATLPYAWLDVNNRHAFQRATDFLLDLGHRRIGLINGMEFMDFAHRRRDGYTIALLERGVPVDPAIMHSSEMTEVFGYQSTRAMLALDDPPTALLCASLISALGARRAVEESGLVMGRDVSIITHDDDLSYLKNGDDIPIFTATRSSVRAAGARLAEMLLGGIADPDLAHQNVLLEAELMVGRSTGPAPRKD
- a CDS encoding GH1 family beta-glucosidase, whose amino-acid sequence is MHFKRSDFPDSFLFGAATAAYQIEGHQFGGAGPTHWDTFAATPGNVVRAENGALACDHYHRFAEDLDLLRDAGMDAYRFSTSWARVMPDGRTVNPEGLDFYDRLVDAMLERGLKPFQTLYHWELPSALADQGGWTNRDTCAAFANFTDVITDRIGDRVHAIATINEPWCIAYLSHFLGHHAPGLRDIRATARAMHHINLAHGMAMTRLRAKGMQNCGIVLNFDHTAPLDDSAGAAQAVARWDAIMNRWFVEAVTQGSYPAEALDGFAPHMPAGWRDDMAEISQSIDFLGVNYYTRHQVTTDTAQPWPHLASHEGPGAKTQMGWEIYPDGLQSFLTRLADDYVGDLPLFVTENGMAWDDHLENGAVDDPARVQFVSDHVTATARAIAAGANVQGFFYWSLLDNYEWAFGYEKRFGMVHVDFDTLKRTPKASYHAFKSAIAR